GGCAGCTGAGTCCTGGTCTCTTGAGACTGTGGCAGGGGAGCCACCTGGAAGCCAGCTTGGGTTGGCCTGTGCCCCAGCTGAGCCCTCATGAACATCCTCATTTGTTTCTAATGTTTCTCtttcagagaaggaagggaaagaacatGGTGTTGGGGATCGCCCAGTATCTAAAAGCATGGGCTTTTAGTCAGGGAGACCTGATTTGAATctcaactctgccatttactCACTGTGGCGCCTTGGGTCAGTTGCTTAATTGTTCTGGGCCCCCAGTATCTTACGTTTAAAGTGGGGATACTGATGCCTACCTCAGGTGCTTGTTGTGGTGATTGAAAAATGGGAAAGTACTTTGTACAAGGCTTGGCATCTGGTGGATTCTTGGTAAATATTCCCTTCCCATCATGCTGGCTTTTAGCCGACACCAACTGGTCTCAGTGCCCGATGGCTCCATTTAGCCAGCACGATGCTCTACATTTTCAGTGTGCCCTCTATTCCATGCTACCCTGAGGTTGGCCCAAGAGGACTCCTTACACCACTTAGGTTAGGGAGCCTCTGATGTGGCCAGAAGTAGTAGTGACCTGGTCCTCTGACCTGATCTCCTCCCAGGACGAGAAGCTCACTGTGACACAGGACCTCCCTGTGAACGATGGAAAACCTCACATCGTCCACTTCCGGTATGAGGTCACCGAGGTGAAGGTCTCTTCCTGGGATGCAGTCCTGTCCAGCCAGAGCCTGTTTGTAGAAATCCCAGATGGATTATTAGCTGATGGGAGCAAAGAAGGGTAAGGAGCAAGTGCTGGGGAAGGGCAGGAAGCCTGCTCCAGAGAAGGGCGTATGCTTACTAGAGACAACAGAGGGCCAGCCTTCTCCCCTAGCTCTCGGCTACCCAAGCAGATACCATTTTGTAACAGGTTAGTTTCAGCCAGTAAAACAGGCCTGTTATAATGAAAGCAGATCATTATCGCATTAACCAAATTCCTGTCATTTAATCACCTCAGTGGACATCAAATTCCCCTTGAGCCATCGTATAATGGTGCAGTTCAAAGGCCAGGAGCTCAGAGATACAGTGGGATTTCATTGGACTGGGCACGGCCCTCCAAGCACCCAGCTGTGGAAGAAACAGTCCTGAGAATGGAGTTCTCTTGAGTGGCTCCAGCCTCTTGAGCAAATCCTTTTAGGAAGTGTTAGGGCCCAAAGTCCCTCTCAGCAGCAGGGGGTCACCATTAAACTTGGCAACTTTGGAGGACCTCTGAGAAAACTGGATTCTCTTCCTAGGTCCCATACTTTCTTGTGAACTGCATTAGTTAAGTTGGTTAGTGTtaatttcagatgaagaaactttaTTCCAGGAAGAGAGAATTCAGTGACATTTTTCTTAGGGattgtggtttatttttttctgaactcaGGGCTCCTGAGGTCTTGAAATAGGAACCTTCTTCCTGAAGCTTCCCTATTTACAGTGCTGGCTGTAAGCCTCAGGAAAGCCGTGGGTGGGGTGTAGAGGGGTGAGGCCCAAGTCTAGAGGGGGCACTGGGCCTGAGTTGTTTTCCTTGCTTCTTGCAGATTGTTAGCACTGCTAGAGTTTGCTGAAGAGAAGATGAAAGTGAACTACGTCTTCATCTGCTTCAGGAAGGGCCGGGAAGACAGAGGTGAGGGGGCAGAGCAGCTGGAGACCTACTGCCcggctggggaggggaaagggggctCTTAGTGAGGTGGGGCTCCTGAGTGTGACATACAAACCCTGGGAGATCTTGGGATTGGGAGTGTCCAAATTTAGGAAAGGCCTAGTGTTTATTTATTCCATCTTTGTTCTGGGTTTTCCCTTGATTTGAGCCTACCCTTGTTGTTTCTTACCAGAATCCTTTTTTACACTCTTCTTTTCTGCAGCTCCACTCCTGAAGACCTTCAGCTTCTTGGGCTTTGAGATTGTGCGTCCAGGCCATCCCTGTGTCCCCTCTCGACCAGATGTGATGTTCATGGTTTACCCCCTGGACCAGAACTTGTCCGATGAGGACTAATGGTCATAGAGGATGCTTTGCCCAAGAGCCacagtgggggaagaggggaagtTAGGCAGCCCTGGGACAGAGGCGGGGGCTTCTTGCTGTGTAGGGAAGGATGCTGAGGGGCTCAGGGTGAGGGCTGCCTGTTGTGTTCTCAGAGTTGACTCATTGAAATTGTTTTCCATAAAGAACAGTATAAACATATTATTCACATGTAATCAC
This sequence is a window from Mesoplodon densirostris isolate mMesDen1 chromosome 4, mMesDen1 primary haplotype, whole genome shotgun sequence. Protein-coding genes within it:
- the OAZ2 gene encoding LOW QUALITY PROTEIN: ornithine decarboxylase antizyme 2 (The sequence of the model RefSeq protein was modified relative to this genomic sequence to represent the inferred CDS: deleted 1 base in 1 codon) codes for the protein MINTQDSSILPLSNCPQLQCCRHIVPGPLWCSDAPHPLSKIPGGRGGGRDPSLSALIYKDEKLTVTQDLPVNDGKPHIVHFRYEVTEVKVSSWDAVLSSQSLFVEIPDGLLADGSKEGLLALLEFAEEKMKVNYVFICFRKGREDRAPLLKTFSFLGFEIVRPGHPCVPSRPDVMFMVYPLDQNLSDED